ACGACTCGATGACCCACGCTGAAAGAGTGTGGCTGCGTGAACATCGCTCGGTCGCCGCAGCATACTGGAATCTCCTGACCGACATGAAGGGAGAACACCTTGCCTACGCATCCAAATAAAGGCATTCCGGAACCATGGCTTTCCTTCCTGCGCGAATTGGATTCGGCCGTGCGCGAGGACGTTAGGCTGGACTGCATGGGAGGTTTTGTCGTCACCATGGTGTACGGCTTTTCGCGACCAACGGCAGACCTGGACGTCTTGGAAATTGCACCGAGGGATGCTGGCCGAGCCCTGCTAGAACTCGGTATGCAGGGCGGTGCGCTACACAAGAAGTACAAGGTTTATCTTGACCACGTGGGCGTGGCCCATGTGCCGGAAAACTACGAGGACCGGCTGACCGGGATATTCCCTAAAGTCTTCAAGCATCTTCGACTCTTCGCTCTGGATCCCTACGACCTTGCATTGTCAAAGCTGGAACGCAATATCCAGCGCGACCGCGATGATGTAAAGCACTTGGCGCGAACCGTCCCGCTTGACCTGGAAGTGCTGAAAGAGCGATATCAGAAGGAACTGCGTTGGCAACTCGGCAATCCCGAGCGCGAAGACCTTACTATCCGCCTGTGGATTGAGGCCATTGAAGAAGAGAGAGCCCAGTAGTTAGCGTTCTTGAGAATTGCTGCGCCATAGCAGGCACCCCGGACCCGCCTTAGTTTTCCGCGCGTAGCCACGTTTTTGTATTCCATCCCCGTTCTCCCTAACTACTCACAGTCAAACCTTGAGGAGGTGCTTGTGGAGACCTGCATCTCCGCAGTCCAACACGTGCGTCCACTGCGCGGGGGAGCACAATCTCATTTGCTACGAGCTTCTGACGACAATTGGTATGTCACCAAGTTCCAGAACAATCCTCAACACATCCGAGTGCTTGCCAACGAAATGCTCGCGACACGGTTGGGTTTGACACTCGGTCTGCCCATGCCTCGAGTAGAAGTCATCGAGGTATCCGACTGGCTGATCGAGAACACAGAAGACCTGCGAATCCAGCTTGGTGGTCAGAGGATTCCGTGCCGGAGTGGCAAGCAACTGGGATCGCTGTACGTGGGCTCGCCCGGCATGACATTGGATTACTTGCCGCAAGAACTTCTGACGCGGGCCAGCAATGTGGCAGACTTCGCCCGAGCGCTCGTCCTGGACAAGTGGGTTTGCAACGCGGATGGACGGCAAGCAGTCTACGTTCGTAAAAAGGCGCGCAGCCGACGATACAGCGCGACATTCATTGACCAGGGCTATTGCTTTAATGCCGGCGAGTGGACATTTCCTGACTATCCATTGAGAGGAGTGTTCGCGAACAACTGCGTGTACGAAGATGTTACAGGATGGGATGCCTTCGAACCGGCCTTGACCAGAGCAGAAGAGATGGACTCAGACATCATTTGGCGGTGTGCGGTCGACATTCCGGAAGAGTGGTACGAAGGAGATCGAGACGGGCTGCTTCGGTTGGTGGAGGCGCTCTATCATCGTCGGGCTACGATTCGGCAACTCATCAGCAAGTTTCGTGAATCCATGCGGAACCCGTTTCCAAACTGGGCAGATTCGCCGACACCCATTGACTGGTCTGCCGAAAGGCGGGACGAAGCTGTCGAAATTGGGTAGGATAGGGAAAACTTCATGGAGCTTTACATTATTGCGGGGCCGAACGGTGTCGGCAAAACCACGTTCGCGCGGGAGTTTCTTCCTGATTACGCGGAGTGCAAGAACTTCGTCAATGCGGATTTAATCGCGCAAGGAATGGCGCCATTTTCTCCCGAGACTGCCGCCTTGCGAGCGGGGAGGATGATGCTCAACGAGGTCCAGTCGTTTGCCAAGCAGAGAGTGCCCTTTGCCTTCGAAACGACACTTTCCGGACGCAGCTATATGGGCTTCCTTCGGCGTCTGAAGGCCCAAGGGTATGAAGTGCATCTTTTCTTCCTGTGGGTCAAGAGTGTTGATCTCGCGTTGTCGAGAGTCAGAGAGAGAGTTTTGAGAGGCGGGCATGATGTGCCAGAAACAGTGATCCGTCGCCGTTTCGATCGCTCAATTCGAAACTTCCTGCTTCACTATCGCCAGCTGGCACACGTTTGGACCCTGTTTGATAACTCTGGCAACAGCCCCACGGTGGTTGCGTTTGAGAACAAGACAGGGCTCCGTATAATAGAAGCTGATGTCTACGGTGAGTTGGTGGAGCGCTACGGGTCAATATGAGTAAGCCTTCAAGAGACGTGCTGCGGTTACCCTTGGAGAAGCGTGCAGAAATCGCGTTCAAAGTGGCTGTGGCGAAAGCCATCGACGAACACGCCCGCCTCGGATTTCCGATCTATATCTGGCGCGACGGCAAAGTGGTGGAAGTGTCCGCCGACGAGGTTCTCAAACTGTCCAGGTCGGCTCAGGCCAAATGAGATCAACATCCTCACCTCTAAGCTCTTCGTTCGTAGGGACGTTAGCGCGGGCTTGATCCCGACGCCCCCTGAGGCTAAACTTCAGTTCTCCGGAGGGAATTCAATGAATCGCACTTTTGAAGCCAATCGTTACGAACTTCCTCTATCGAAACAGCACGAGTCCAGGATGCAACACCTCCGGTACGAACAGAAGTCCGAGGGTCACCGCTTGGAGGTCCTGAAGAAAGTTTTGCAAGCGAAGCTGCACGCTGACCCGAAGCAATCCCAGGAAGTTCAAACCGCCGCCTAACTTCGGTCGCCAAGCTCCGATTCATCAATTCCAGCGTAGTGTGGTGCGGCACGGCGAGTTGTCGTGCACACTTTCCCTTGATACTGCCTCCTGCCGTTTCTCCAACAACATTCCCGCTGAGGAGGTCTACCTATGCGTCCTCATGGCCAAACCAAGCTTGGCTTTTTCCCTCTCCCGATAACTGAGGCAAAGCGACTGAAGAATTGGCTGACCTTCCCGGAGCGATTCTCGGCACTTGATCCGTGCGTCGGCGATGGCGTGGCATTCGCTCACTTGCTTCAGGACGTGGCCTGCAACCGTTACGGAATAGAGGTTGACGCCAATCGAGCAGAACAAGCGAAAGCCCTCGGAGTCGAAACCCTGCAAGCTGACACGATGGATGTCCGCTGCCCGCCGGAAGCAGTGTCCGTGCTCTACCTCAACACTCCGTACGACTGGGAGGCCGGGGAGAGCCACAATCAGAGATTGGAATCCGTCTTCTTGGAGCATACCTATCGTTGGCTCAAAGTCGGCGGAGTCCTGCTATTTGTGATTCCCCAGATGCGATTAGCAAAATGCGCCCGATTGCTGAGCGAATACTTCACCGACTTGAGAGTGTTCCGGCTCACTGAACCGGCTTGCGTGCAATTCAAGCAAATCGTTGTCATAGCCACCCGCCGCAAACGACATGCCCGCCTTTCAGACACTGCCTTATTGGATGGCGTGCGATACCTCGAAGCGCTTTCAACAAGAGCCGATCTAGAGCCCTTGGGAGATGCTGTTGATGTTCGTTACGAGGTTCCTGCCTCCGAACGCGTGGTACTGACCAACATGGGGATTCCGTTGGACGAAGTGGAAGATCTGCTGCTGGAATCGTCGGCCTACCGACAGGCCGGCCGTGTATTGCTTCCCAAACTGGGAGAGGTCAAAGGGCGACCGCTCACACCGCTGCATGGGGGGCATGTTGGGCTGCTGTGTACCGCGGGAATGCTCAATGGAATATTCGGCGATGGCGAAGAGCGTCACATCGCCCACTGGCGGTCGGTCAAGTTCACCGACCATTGGGAAGAAGAGCAAGAAGATGGAACCAGAATTCTCCATGATCGGGAACGGTTTTCTCACGAACTGACACTGGTGTTTGCCAACGGCAAGACACAGATTCTCACGCACGAGAAGAAGGAGTCCGAATGAAGAACGCTCATCTTCGCTTCGGCTGGCTCACTTACGTCAAGAGCACGGAGAAAACGACAACTAGTATCAAGTTGCGCTTGGACCGCTTCATTGGAGAAGTTCTCCCGGATCCTC
This genomic window from Acidobacteriota bacterium contains:
- a CDS encoding phosphatidylinositol kinase — its product is MSAVQHVRPLRGGAQSHLLRASDDNWYVTKFQNNPQHIRVLANEMLATRLGLTLGLPMPRVEVIEVSDWLIENTEDLRIQLGGQRIPCRSGKQLGSLYVGSPGMTLDYLPQELLTRASNVADFARALVLDKWVCNADGRQAVYVRKKARSRRYSATFIDQGYCFNAGEWTFPDYPLRGVFANNCVYEDVTGWDAFEPALTRAEEMDSDIIWRCAVDIPEEWYEGDRDGLLRLVEALYHRRATIRQLISKFRESMRNPFPNWADSPTPIDWSAERRDEAVEIG
- a CDS encoding class I SAM-dependent methyltransferase, whose translation is MRPHGQTKLGFFPLPITEAKRLKNWLTFPERFSALDPCVGDGVAFAHLLQDVACNRYGIEVDANRAEQAKALGVETLQADTMDVRCPPEAVSVLYLNTPYDWEAGESHNQRLESVFLEHTYRWLKVGGVLLFVIPQMRLAKCARLLSEYFTDLRVFRLTEPACVQFKQIVVIATRRKRHARLSDTALLDGVRYLEALSTRADLEPLGDAVDVRYEVPASERVVLTNMGIPLDEVEDLLLESSAYRQAGRVLLPKLGEVKGRPLTPLHGGHVGLLCTAGMLNGIFGDGEERHIAHWRSVKFTDHWEEEQEDGTRILHDRERFSHELTLVFANGKTQILTHEKKESE
- a CDS encoding zeta toxin family protein, producing MELYIIAGPNGVGKTTFAREFLPDYAECKNFVNADLIAQGMAPFSPETAALRAGRMMLNEVQSFAKQRVPFAFETTLSGRSYMGFLRRLKAQGYEVHLFFLWVKSVDLALSRVRERVLRGGHDVPETVIRRRFDRSIRNFLLHYRQLAHVWTLFDNSGNSPTVVAFENKTGLRIIEADVYGELVERYGSI